The Daucus carota subsp. sativus chromosome 2, DH1 v3.0, whole genome shotgun sequence genome includes a window with the following:
- the LOC108209113 gene encoding vesicle-associated protein 4-2, which yields MMAITEENPPSDGKVWGLFKLPFRNSANSSNTTPSSSQNHQRHQNQQVLSQSNGSIDGVNSQSSSSSSSVSSVARSLIPTRRRLRLDPSNKLYFPYEPGKQVRSAIGIKNTSKSHVAFKFQTTAPKSCFMRPPGAILAPGESLIATVFKFVENPENNEKPMDQKSRVKFKIMSLKVKGPMDYVPELFDEQKDQVAVEQILRVVFLDVERPTPALEKLKRQLAEAEAAVESRKKPPEETGPKIIGEGLVIDEWKERRERYLARQQVEGVDSV from the exons ATGATGGCGATCACCGAGGAAAATCCACCGTCTGACGGGAAAGTTTGGGGGCTTTTCAAGCTTCCGTTCCGAAACAGCGCTAATTCGAGCAATACGACGCCGTCTTCGTCGCAGAATCACCAGCGTCACCAGAATCAGCAGGTTCTGAGTCAAAGTAACGGATCAATTGACGGCGTTAATAGTCAAAGTAGTAGTTCGAGCAGTTCTGTGTCATCTGTTGCTAGATCTCTCATTCCCACACGACGTCGTTTGCGTCTTGATCCTTCTAATAAGCTCTATTTTCCTT ACGAACCTGGCAAACAAGTCCGGAGTGCGATTGGGATTAAAAATACAAGCAAATCTCATGTAGCTTTTAAG TTCCAAACAACTGCACCAAAGAGCTGTTTTATGCGTCCTCCAGGGGCAATTCTTGCTCCTGGCGAGAGTCTTATAGCTACTG TATTTAAATTTGTGGAGAATCCGGAGAACAATGAAAAGCCAATGGATCAGAAAAGCAGGGTGAAGTTTAAGATCATGAGCCTGAAGGTGAAAGGACCGATGGACTATGTACCTGAGCTG TTTGATGAACAAAAGGATCAAGTTGCTGTTGAGCAGATATTACGGGTTGTATTTCTTGATGTGGAACGTCCTACTCCT GCTCTTGAGAAATTAAAACGTCAGCTGGCTGAAGCTGAGGCTGCTGTTGAGTCTCGCAAAAAACCTCCAGAAGAAACAGGTCCAAAGATTATTGGCGAAGGACTGGTCATAGATGAATGG aaagaaagaagagaaagatATCTTGCTCGACAGCAGGTGGAGGGAGTAGATTCAGTATAA